In one window of Aliidiomarina minuta DNA:
- a CDS encoding helix-turn-helix domain-containing protein, whose translation MESTSKETQVSLPALALRPFVSHYWLSLNNQEKVHGVLPDGAVDVVVEIGKADCQVNIFGTTTSRAELPLDIGTHYLGIRFKPGQSRHFVDVRVSELTNAVQPVEGDLLEGLSNAVECVACSHLFARLDGVLLTHLNRQAPRRSRMDDVIRYLGTCHDLVPVSELADIYGKSRRQFERHFVEVVGLSPKLFTQVIRFQKAAWMLAHSPLPLAQVAVALGYTDQSHFTHEFVRFYGESPSRVRRGVAFVQDREHLVNHDKSSILI comes from the coding sequence ATGGAATCAACGAGCAAAGAAACTCAGGTGTCATTGCCGGCGCTTGCGTTGCGACCCTTTGTTAGCCATTACTGGCTGAGCCTGAATAATCAGGAGAAGGTTCATGGCGTATTGCCGGATGGCGCTGTAGATGTGGTGGTGGAGATAGGGAAAGCTGATTGCCAGGTAAACATCTTTGGTACCACGACATCAAGAGCGGAGCTGCCTCTCGATATAGGTACGCATTATCTGGGTATTCGTTTTAAACCCGGTCAAAGCCGGCATTTTGTGGATGTAAGAGTATCGGAACTTACTAATGCAGTGCAGCCTGTTGAAGGCGACCTTCTAGAGGGCCTTAGTAATGCCGTGGAATGTGTTGCTTGCAGCCACCTTTTTGCGCGACTGGACGGCGTCTTGCTAACTCACCTGAATCGCCAGGCACCGCGGCGTTCACGCATGGACGATGTTATTCGTTACCTTGGAACCTGCCATGATCTGGTTCCCGTTTCAGAACTTGCAGATATATATGGTAAAAGCCGCCGGCAGTTTGAACGCCACTTTGTCGAAGTTGTAGGTCTTTCGCCTAAGCTTTTTACTCAGGTTATTCGTTTTCAGAAAGCCGCCTGGATGCTTGCGCATTCGCCACTGCCCCTGGCGCAGGTGGCAGTGGCGCTTGGTTATACCGACCAAAGTCATTTCACTCATGAATTTGTGCGCTTCTATGGAGAATCCCCTTCTCGGGTACGCAGAGGTGTCGCATTCGTACAAGACAGAGAACACCTCGTAAACCATGATAAAAGCTCCATTCTAATTTGA
- a CDS encoding VOC family protein yields the protein MKLNSFYPVIMTQDLVASRAFYTEHFDFMVTFYADWYVSLRSGESPSFELALLQADHPTLPAHTRGNIVGGLILNFEVDDVDSEFERLKRAGLPIHQELRTEEFGQRHFITADPNGVLIDVIKMVAPSAEYAEQYDEETLNSIKSDA from the coding sequence ATGAAACTTAACAGTTTTTATCCGGTGATTATGACGCAGGACCTGGTCGCGTCACGCGCGTTCTATACAGAGCATTTTGACTTCATGGTGACATTCTACGCTGATTGGTACGTGAGTTTGCGGTCCGGTGAGAGTCCATCCTTTGAGCTCGCCTTGCTGCAGGCGGATCATCCAACCCTCCCGGCTCATACCCGGGGCAACATAGTCGGTGGACTGATTCTGAATTTTGAGGTGGACGATGTAGACAGCGAATTTGAGCGACTAAAGCGTGCAGGCCTGCCAATCCACCAGGAGCTGCGCACGGAGGAATTTGGGCAACGTCATTTTATCACCGCCGATCCAAACGGTGTGCTTATTGATGTGATTAAAATGGTTGCCCCATCCGCGGAATATGCAGAACAGTATGATGAAGAAACGCTGAACAGTATAAAGTCGGATGCTTAA